In Nostoc sp. UHCC 0926, a single genomic region encodes these proteins:
- a CDS encoding 3-oxoacyl-ACP synthase III family protein: MVYPSVGISSLAVSFPSIRRTKDYYKEKYPEIVTQLEQKSLARMISLNNSTPSNKFELEMMPYLSDPFRGTVEQRILASNESSLTLEYRAAKDALEAAKLSVNDVDLLLVASFLPEQIGFGNAAFLARQMGLQCGAWNLDASCASTPIALQTACALVQAGIHRNVLVAISCTYSRFFDKDDTLSWFFSDGAGAFLVSSLKPNQGILGTKTVNTSILCDQFSFKLTEDKQGNQRFQMQVPKGTNKVIGETAADLLLTCCEGAIAAAGVTLEQIDFFIFNTPTAWFASFCTRVLGIDPERTINVYPLYANIGPALTVANLYHAADLGKIHENDLVLIYGFGAASSASASVMRWGNVTLGPVPVNEPDSPVKSSETKSIIPC, translated from the coding sequence ATGGTGTACCCGTCAGTAGGCATTTCCTCACTAGCAGTCAGCTTTCCTAGCATTAGACGTACAAAAGATTACTACAAAGAGAAATACCCTGAGATAGTTACTCAATTAGAGCAAAAAAGCTTGGCAAGGATGATCTCTCTAAATAATTCCACGCCCAGCAACAAGTTTGAGTTAGAGATGATGCCTTATCTGTCAGATCCTTTTCGGGGAACTGTTGAGCAGAGGATACTTGCTTCTAATGAGTCGTCACTGACCCTGGAGTATCGCGCAGCAAAGGATGCTCTCGAAGCGGCAAAGCTTTCTGTCAACGACGTAGATCTTTTGCTCGTCGCCTCGTTTTTACCTGAACAAATCGGATTTGGCAATGCCGCCTTCCTTGCTCGTCAAATGGGGCTACAGTGTGGTGCATGGAATCTTGATGCATCATGTGCTAGTACCCCGATTGCCCTTCAAACTGCTTGTGCTTTAGTACAAGCAGGAATACACCGCAATGTGCTAGTGGCGATCTCATGTACGTACTCTCGCTTCTTCGATAAAGACGACACTCTTTCATGGTTTTTTAGCGATGGTGCTGGAGCTTTCTTGGTTAGTTCACTAAAACCGAACCAAGGTATTCTTGGCACAAAGACAGTTAATACCAGTATTTTGTGCGATCAATTCTCTTTTAAACTTACTGAGGACAAACAAGGCAATCAACGGTTTCAGATGCAGGTGCCCAAGGGCACGAACAAAGTGATCGGCGAAACGGCTGCGGATTTACTGCTTACTTGTTGTGAGGGGGCTATTGCTGCTGCTGGTGTGACCCTGGAGCAAATTGACTTTTTTATTTTCAATACTCCGACTGCTTGGTTTGCAAGCTTCTGTACGCGTGTATTGGGCATTGACCCAGAGCGCACAATTAATGTCTACCCTCTGTATGCAAACATTGGACCAGCACTAACTGTAGCCAATTTGTACCACGCTGCTGATCTGGGCAAAATTCATGAAAATGACTTGGTTTTGATCTATGGCTTTGGCGCAGCCAGTTCTGCCTCTGCAAGCGTGATGCGCTGGGGCAATGTGACCTTAGGGCCTGTTCCGGTCAATGAACCTGATTCGCCAGTGAAAAGTTCCGAAACTAAAAGTATCATTCCTTGCTAA
- a CDS encoding DUF4188 domain-containing protein, which translates to MPQVIPGRFTAEINQPFVVFLIGMRINKFLAFSKWIPTATAMSPMLRSLYQNPEKGFLGGETFVYWRGVGLIQYWRSFEDLERFARNPADAHLKAWQRFNQAIGADGSVGIWHETYLIEPGRYEAVYGNMPVFGLAAATKHVPAMGRRETARRRLGDDGEPAVPSPAIHPPN; encoded by the coding sequence ATGCCTCAAGTAATACCAGGAAGATTTACAGCCGAGATTAATCAACCCTTTGTTGTGTTTTTGATTGGGATGCGAATTAATAAATTCTTGGCTTTCTCCAAATGGATTCCAACTGCAACGGCGATGTCGCCCATGCTACGAAGCCTTTACCAGAATCCCGAAAAAGGGTTTTTAGGGGGAGAAACTTTTGTTTACTGGCGAGGAGTGGGACTGATTCAGTATTGGCGATCGTTTGAGGATTTGGAGCGTTTTGCCAGAAATCCCGCTGATGCACATCTAAAAGCTTGGCAAAGGTTTAATCAAGCCATTGGTGCTGATGGCAGTGTCGGCATTTGGCACGAAACTTATTTAATCGAACCGGGAAGATATGAGGCGGTTTACGGGAATATGCCTGTGTTTGGATTAGCTGCTGCAACTAAGCATGTCCCAGCTATGGGGCGGAGGGAGACAGCACGCCGTCGCCTGGGAGATGACGGCGAACCAGCTGTACCCTCACCAGCAATACACCCTCCTAACTGA
- a CDS encoding SGNH/GDSL hydrolase family protein, with amino-acid sequence MKKTILTTGFFLLSFMFPLKILAAQNYEDIYVFGDSFSDTGNAFNATNRTFPPSPTYFDGRFSNGPVWVEYLAQDLGLSFNPRNNFAYGGATTGVNNISDPVLPGLQPQIANFTAENLSANPNALYIVWAGANDYFSYFAGNVPNPNQAVANISAAVTSLAAIGAEDFLVVNQPDLGKFPVANFNSQIPSLFSTFTDAHNSSLNTTINFLNQRLGPHINIIPFNVNDLFSRIIAEPREFDLTNATNYCIQDLSVVPLSLPTQPVACNPDKFLFWDPVHPTTAAHRLIGESAFSVLKPVSVPEPSNVLGVLVFGALGTVLFWKRE; translated from the coding sequence ATGAAAAAAACAATTCTGACGACAGGATTTTTCCTGTTGTCTTTCATGTTTCCGCTTAAAATCTTAGCGGCACAGAATTATGAGGATATTTATGTTTTTGGTGACAGCTTTTCTGATACAGGAAATGCATTCAATGCCACAAATAGAACCTTTCCCCCAAGTCCGACATACTTTGATGGACGTTTTTCCAATGGTCCAGTTTGGGTAGAATATCTGGCACAAGACTTAGGATTATCCTTCAATCCTCGCAATAACTTTGCCTATGGAGGGGCTACCACTGGGGTCAATAATATTAGTGATCCTGTGTTACCTGGATTGCAACCGCAGATCGCTAACTTTACAGCAGAAAATCTGTCTGCTAATCCCAACGCCCTTTATATTGTGTGGGCTGGTGCTAATGATTACTTCAGTTACTTTGCGGGGAATGTTCCCAACCCTAATCAGGCAGTTGCAAATATATCAGCAGCAGTGACATCGCTTGCTGCCATAGGCGCTGAAGATTTTCTGGTAGTTAACCAGCCAGATTTGGGAAAGTTTCCAGTTGCAAACTTCAACAGTCAGATTCCTAGCTTGTTCAGTACGTTCACCGATGCACATAACTCTAGCTTGAACACAACCATCAACTTTTTGAACCAGCGACTAGGCCCTCATATCAACATCATTCCTTTCAATGTTAATGACTTATTTAGTAGGATAATCGCCGAGCCAAGGGAATTCGACCTGACGAATGCTACCAACTATTGCATACAAGACTTATCAGTGGTACCCTTAAGTTTGCCTACCCAACCAGTCGCCTGTAATCCAGACAAGTTTTTATTTTGGGACCCAGTTCATCCTACAACCGCAGCTCATCGGCTAATCGGAGAATCTGCATTTTCAGTACTGAAGCCAGTGTCTGTCCCTGAACCTTCTAATGTGTTAGGGGTATTGGTTTTTGGTGCCTTGGGTACAGTTTTGTTCTGGAAACGCGAATAG
- a CDS encoding NB-ARC domain-containing protein, translated as MTLHNWRRKRGVALTTKGLQKIKEAKHQSEAKENFGNRYTLEEMSARSGLYSATISKVLNREGGVDKQTIENLFSAFHLKIDKSDYLSSNTCLDWGEAIFNSAFYGRTEELTTLEQWILNEHCQLVALLGIGGIGKTALSVKLAQKIQGNFEYVIWRSLREAPPVKIILSNLIQFLSDEQETEGNLPESFSDRVSRLLYYLQNYRCLVILDNAESIHRSGSRAGLYREGYEEYGELLRRVGEATHQSCLVLTSREKSREVALLEGQALPVRSLPLSGLKVAEGQEILKLKGLSAAEDEWKVMIERYAGNPLALKIVATTIQDIFDGSMTEFLQQDTSVFGDIRDILEQQFERLSDLEKDIMYWLAINRESITLSELRDDIVSPVPQAKLLEALESLGRRSLIEKATPTLIEKTGSLFTLQPVVMEYVTSSLIEQVVEEIVTQDIDLLRCHALMKATGKDYVKDTQIRLIIKLVIDGLLNILRSKRKIENQLIQIITRLRGESPLEPGYTAGNILNLLFHLETDLSGYDFSHLTVWQADLRSVNLHNVNFAHANLAKSVFAETLGGIHSVAFSPDGKLLATGDTNNEICLYQVADGKQLLTCKGHTGFIWPVTFSPDGHILASGSDDQTVKLWDTRTGQCLTTLNEHNGGIWSVAFSPQGTILASSSEDQTVKLWDTSTGQCFKTLQGHSNSVTSVAFSPQGTTLASGSDDKTVKLWDTSAGQCLNTVQVDNSGSRSVAFSPDGKTLAIGCHDKIVRLWDLVTEQFVQILQGHTDCVNSVVFNSDGKTLASSSDDQTVKLWDINTGRCCTTLQGHSSRIPSVAFSPGGTKLASGSEDQTVMLWDINTGKCLKILQGYCNGIWSVTFSSNGLVIASGSNDQKVKLWDAITGKCLKTFQGHSNRVTSVAFSSDSQILASGSEDQTVKLWDASTGRCLKTFQGHSNRVTSVAFSPDGHMLASGCQDQTVRLWNIKTGQCLDILQGHMHWVWVVAFSPDGHLLASGCHDKIIRLWDVASGRCLQTLHGHNDWIWSLAFSPDGRTLASGSTDQTIKLWNVSTGQNIETLEGHTSSIYSVTFLDACTLASGSGDQNVKLWDVTTGICVKTFLGHSKLVWSVAFSSDTQIIASSSEDETIKLWNIKTGECLTTLRNSKLYEGMNINGVIGLKEAEKIVLKNLGALEN; from the coding sequence ATGACTTTACATAATTGGAGACGCAAGCGTGGTGTTGCACTTACTACCAAGGGTTTACAAAAAATTAAGGAAGCAAAGCATCAGTCAGAAGCAAAGGAAAATTTTGGAAACAGGTACACTCTTGAAGAAATGAGTGCACGCTCTGGGTTATATTCCGCTACCATCTCGAAAGTATTGAATCGGGAAGGAGGAGTTGACAAACAGACTATTGAAAACCTTTTTTCGGCTTTTCACTTAAAAATAGATAAAAGTGACTATTTAAGCTCAAATACTTGTCTAGATTGGGGAGAAGCTATCTTTAACTCAGCTTTTTATGGACGTACAGAAGAACTTACTACCCTAGAGCAATGGATTCTCAATGAGCACTGCCAATTAGTGGCACTATTGGGAATAGGAGGCATTGGTAAAACGGCACTGTCTGTAAAGCTTGCTCAAAAAATTCAGGGCAACTTTGAGTATGTGATCTGGCGATCGCTACGAGAAGCTCCACCTGTTAAAATTATTCTAAGTAACCTGATTCAATTTCTATCTGACGAACAGGAAACAGAAGGTAACTTACCGGAAAGCTTTAGCGATCGGGTATCGCGGCTACTCTACTATTTACAAAATTATCGCTGTTTAGTGATCCTTGATAATGCAGAATCAATTCACCGCAGTGGTAGCCGCGCTGGACTTTATCGAGAAGGATATGAGGAATATGGTGAGCTTTTAAGACGGGTAGGAGAAGCAACTCACCAAAGCTGCTTAGTGCTGACTAGTCGTGAAAAATCTAGAGAAGTGGCATTATTGGAAGGACAAGCACTACCTGTTCGCTCATTGCCACTGAGTGGCTTGAAGGTGGCAGAAGGGCAAGAAATCTTAAAACTCAAGGGGCTATCGGCAGCAGAGGATGAATGGAAAGTAATGATTGAACGTTATGCAGGCAATCCATTAGCCTTAAAGATAGTTGCCACAACCATTCAAGATATCTTTGATGGTAGTATGACTGAGTTTTTGCAACAAGATACGTCTGTTTTTGGAGACATTCGCGATATTTTAGAGCAGCAGTTTGAGCGCTTGTCAGATTTAGAAAAGGACATAATGTACTGGCTAGCGATTAATCGGGAGTCAATTACACTCTCAGAATTGCGAGATGATATTGTATCACCAGTACCACAAGCAAAATTACTGGAGGCTCTGGAATCTTTAGGAAGGCGATCACTAATCGAGAAGGCTACACCTACACTCATTGAAAAAACTGGATCACTTTTTACGCTCCAGCCTGTGGTTATGGAGTATGTGACTAGTAGTTTGATAGAACAAGTTGTTGAAGAGATTGTCACTCAGGATATTGATTTGTTAAGGTGTCATGCTTTGATGAAGGCAACGGGTAAAGACTATGTTAAGGACACTCAAATTCGCCTTATCATTAAACTAGTGATAGATGGGTTGCTTAATATATTAAGAAGTAAAAGAAAAATTGAAAATCAATTAATTCAAATTATTACAAGACTGCGAGGAGAATCTCCTCTAGAACCAGGGTATACAGCTGGCAACATTCTCAATCTGCTTTTTCATCTAGAAACTGATCTGAGTGGCTATGATTTTTCTCACCTGACTGTTTGGCAAGCAGACTTGCGAAGTGTGAATTTGCACAATGTAAATTTTGCTCATGCCAATTTGGCTAAGTCTGTTTTTGCCGAAACCCTCGGTGGTATTCATTCTGTGGCATTCAGCCCTGATGGAAAACTTTTGGCTACGGGGGATACTAATAATGAGATTTGCTTGTACCAAGTTGCGGATGGGAAACAACTGCTTACCTGCAAAGGGCACACAGGTTTTATCTGGCCAGTTACCTTTAGCCCTGATGGTCATATTCTTGCCAGTGGAAGTGATGATCAAACAGTTAAGCTGTGGGATACTCGCACTGGGCAATGCCTAACCACCTTAAATGAGCATAATGGTGGAATTTGGTCAGTCGCCTTCAGTCCACAAGGTACTATACTTGCCAGTAGTAGTGAAGACCAAACAGTAAAACTGTGGGATACCAGCACCGGGCAATGCTTTAAAACGTTGCAGGGACATAGTAATAGCGTTACATCAGTCGCCTTCAGTCCTCAAGGTACCACGCTTGCCAGTGGCAGTGATGACAAAACTGTGAAGTTATGGGATACCAGTGCTGGGCAATGCCTCAATACTGTGCAGGTTGATAATAGTGGGAGTCGCTCAGTCGCCTTCAGCCCTGATGGTAAAACTCTGGCTATTGGTTGTCATGATAAAATAGTCAGGCTATGGGATCTCGTTACAGAGCAATTTGTTCAGATTTTGCAAGGTCATACTGACTGCGTGAATTCAGTAGTCTTCAATTCTGATGGTAAGACGCTAGCAAGTAGCAGTGATGATCAAACGGTGAAACTGTGGGATATTAATACGGGTCGTTGCTGTACAACCTTACAGGGACATAGTAGCAGAATACCGTCAGTTGCTTTTAGTCCAGGAGGAACGAAACTAGCAAGTGGCAGTGAAGATCAAACAGTAATGCTTTGGGATATCAACACTGGTAAATGCCTCAAGATATTGCAAGGTTATTGTAATGGAATTTGGTCGGTCACCTTCAGTTCAAATGGTCTTGTTATTGCCAGTGGCAGTAATGACCAAAAGGTTAAGCTATGGGACGCTATTACTGGTAAATGCCTCAAAACTTTTCAGGGACATAGTAATCGAGTCACATCAGTCGCTTTTAGTTCGGATAGTCAAATACTTGCTAGTGGTAGTGAGGATCAAACAGTGAAACTGTGGGATGCTAGCACTGGTAGATGCCTCAAAACTTTTCAGGGACATAGTAATCGAGTCACATCAGTCGCTTTTAGTCCAGACGGTCATATGCTAGCCAGTGGTTGTCAAGACCAGACAGTAAGGCTGTGGAATATTAAAACGGGTCAGTGCCTCGATATTTTGCAAGGGCATATGCATTGGGTATGGGTGGTCGCCTTTAGCCCAGATGGTCATCTGCTAGCCAGTGGTTGTCATGACAAAATAATAAGGCTATGGGATGTCGCCAGTGGTCGTTGTCTTCAGACTCTGCATGGTCATAATGATTGGATATGGTCACTTGCCTTTAGTCCTGATGGTCGAACGCTGGCAAGTGGTAGCACTGATCAAACAATCAAGCTGTGGAATGTCAGCACAGGTCAAAATATTGAAACTTTAGAGGGACATACCAGTTCAATATACTCAGTCACCTTTCTAGATGCTTGTACATTGGCAAGTGGTAGCGGTGATCAAAATGTGAAACTATGGGATGTCACTACTGGCATCTGTGTAAAAACTTTCTTGGGACATTCTAAGTTAGTCTGGTCAGTAGCCTTTAGTTCTGATACTCAAATCATAGCCAGTAGCAGTGAAGATGAGACTATAAAGCTTTGGAATATAAAGACTGGTGAGTGCTTGACAACTTTGAGAAACTCTAAACTTTACGAAGGCATGAATATTAATGGAGTAATTGGTTTAAAAGAGGCTGAAAAAATTGTTCTCAAAAATTTAGGTGCGCTTGAGAATTAA
- a CDS encoding CopG family transcriptional regulator: MNKKWAVKRITINLALNEAKNLEKFCEQTGRPATDVIRELIRALPLTK, from the coding sequence ATGAACAAAAAATGGGCGGTCAAGCGAATCACTATAAACCTGGCATTAAATGAAGCCAAGAACCTTGAAAAGTTTTGTGAACAGACAGGCAGACCAGCAACGGATGTGATTAGAGAACTCATTCGAGCCTTGCCGCTGACGAAATAA
- a CDS encoding fatty acid hydroxylase — protein sequence MLEAIAIAWLLLFFGDFLSTFFYHVPEHVFGSLHLKTHHSWKKDFRHYAILTFNPQVLLDGILGALPYVLIAVVLWSFSPIGVISGLLLGQFHVWWRHISVLGWQTSKPVNILCQILFITTPERHWLHHHKTNLGFGDIFTFFEQPAQMWLRWLRLLRLRFRYSRI from the coding sequence ATGCTTGAGGCTATCGCTATTGCTTGGTTATTACTGTTTTTTGGCGATTTTCTATCTACATTCTTTTACCACGTACCCGAGCACGTTTTTGGTAGCCTTCATTTAAAAACGCACCACTCCTGGAAGAAGGACTTCCGCCACTACGCTATTTTGACTTTTAATCCTCAGGTTCTTTTAGATGGTATCTTGGGAGCTTTGCCTTATGTACTCATAGCAGTAGTTCTGTGGTCTTTCTCTCCCATTGGCGTTATCTCTGGATTACTGCTTGGTCAGTTTCATGTATGGTGGAGACACATAAGTGTACTAGGTTGGCAAACTTCAAAGCCTGTAAATATTTTATGCCAAATTCTATTTATTACTACTCCTGAGAGACACTGGTTACACCATCACAAAACTAATTTGGGTTTCGGTGATATTTTCACCTTCTTTGAACAACCTGCACAAATGTGGTTACGCTGGCTTCGGCTACTCAGACTTCGTTTTCGCTACTCTCGGATCTAA
- a CDS encoding ScyA-related TPP-binding enzyme gives MDVKFQDRQANTTEQLNSTQQLSHSKPSVTFSVAEAVVKILGDMGVEYAFGVSGGAIAPVWAALHQSSIQVLHFRHEAGAAFAAIEAYFASDRPVVVFTTAGPGITNALTGLLAARWEGAKVIFVSASTSTPQRGRWAFQETSAYTMPSTSIFTSGQIFHYATTLECSDELPEISRRLTLGLGQPGGFVAHISIPTNIQTSLLKISLPRVTLFHAVVTASEETIAECVRLLSEGPFAIWVGFGARDAAEEIHQVAQRTGAAVMCSPRGKGIFPEDHPQFVGVTGFAGHKSVLTYMQEYCPLHTLVLGTRLGEFTSFWNPTMIPQRGFLHIDIDPDVPGAAYPYAQTFAIQSDVKVFMKKLLKHFSVSNSRSTTITLPRPELDLIKPSTGGLVRPKVLMDAIQQVIVEGSDAVVMAESGNSFAWGIHYLRFTKPGRFRVSTGFGSMGHFVTGVVGAALARNGKAVAIVGDGAMLMNNEISTAVQHQISAVWIVLNDSRYNMCDQGTTMQGLKGINVEIPQADFVKIAWGMGADGIRVERESDIQAALEKALVSTNPFVVDVIIDPNWKAPIANRINNLISQSTTNY, from the coding sequence ATGGATGTTAAATTTCAGGATAGACAAGCGAATACCACTGAACAATTAAACTCAACTCAACAGCTATCTCATAGCAAGCCATCTGTAACTTTTTCGGTAGCAGAGGCAGTGGTAAAAATCCTGGGAGATATGGGAGTGGAATATGCCTTTGGTGTTTCCGGAGGTGCGATCGCGCCAGTGTGGGCTGCATTACACCAAAGTTCCATCCAGGTGCTGCACTTTCGCCACGAAGCAGGAGCTGCTTTTGCAGCCATTGAGGCGTACTTTGCTAGTGATCGCCCGGTTGTGGTATTCACTACAGCTGGGCCGGGGATCACCAATGCTTTGACAGGATTGTTAGCTGCTCGTTGGGAGGGTGCTAAGGTGATTTTTGTGTCAGCTTCAACCTCGACACCACAGCGGGGACGTTGGGCTTTCCAGGAAACCAGCGCGTACACTATGCCCAGTACAAGTATTTTTACTTCGGGGCAAATATTCCATTACGCGACTACTCTTGAATGTAGCGATGAACTCCCAGAGATTTCTCGAAGGCTTACCCTTGGACTAGGACAACCAGGAGGATTCGTAGCTCATATAAGTATTCCAACAAATATCCAGACAAGTTTACTAAAGATATCATTGCCACGAGTAACTCTGTTTCATGCTGTGGTAACAGCAAGTGAGGAAACAATCGCAGAATGTGTCCGGTTACTGTCTGAAGGGCCCTTTGCCATCTGGGTTGGCTTCGGTGCACGCGATGCTGCCGAAGAGATTCACCAAGTTGCTCAGAGAACAGGGGCTGCGGTAATGTGTTCGCCGCGTGGTAAGGGGATTTTTCCCGAAGATCATCCACAATTTGTAGGAGTCACGGGCTTTGCTGGACACAAGTCTGTTTTGACATATATGCAGGAGTACTGTCCTTTGCATACTTTGGTTCTGGGAACGCGCCTTGGTGAGTTTACCTCGTTCTGGAACCCTACCATGATCCCCCAGCGAGGATTTTTGCATATTGACATTGACCCAGATGTGCCAGGAGCAGCGTATCCATATGCTCAGACGTTTGCTATCCAATCTGACGTAAAAGTGTTCATGAAAAAGCTACTGAAGCACTTTTCTGTAAGTAATAGTCGCTCAACGACGATAACGCTGCCTCGTCCTGAACTTGATTTAATCAAACCATCTACAGGCGGTTTAGTGCGACCCAAAGTACTTATGGATGCGATTCAACAGGTGATTGTTGAAGGAAGCGATGCAGTAGTAATGGCTGAGTCGGGTAACTCGTTTGCCTGGGGAATTCACTATCTGCGATTTACTAAACCAGGCCGCTTTCGGGTCAGCACTGGCTTCGGGTCTATGGGGCATTTCGTTACGGGCGTTGTGGGTGCGGCACTGGCGAGAAATGGCAAGGCTGTCGCAATTGTCGGGGATGGTGCCATGCTTATGAATAACGAGATAAGCACAGCTGTGCAACACCAAATTTCTGCTGTCTGGATTGTACTCAACGACTCGCGCTACAACATGTGTGACCAGGGAACAACGATGCAAGGGTTGAAGGGTATAAATGTAGAGATTCCGCAGGCGGATTTCGTTAAGATTGCCTGGGGGATGGGAGCCGATGGGATTCGTGTCGAAAGGGAGTCTGACATTCAGGCAGCACTAGAGAAAGCGCTTGTTTCAACTAATCCGTTCGTTGTTGATGTAATAATCGACCCAAATTGGAAGGCACCGATTGCAAATCGTATTAATAATTTAATTTCTCAAAGCACTACAAATTATTGA
- a CDS encoding PadR family transcriptional regulator, which translates to MALAHAILAALVDAPCSGYDLAKRFDGSVGFFWSASHQQIYRELSKLEDQGWISSESIVQAGRPDKKLYRVTDLGEQQLKEWIAQPCEPTPIKDDLLVKIFAGHIASNQMILVELERHQKAHLKKLSTYKDLEQECFQNPQELPESAKFQYLTLLNGITYETHWLAWCDQVIQTIEKL; encoded by the coding sequence ATGGCATTAGCGCACGCAATATTAGCTGCTCTGGTTGACGCGCCTTGTAGTGGGTATGATTTAGCAAAACGATTCGATGGATCTGTAGGCTTTTTCTGGTCAGCAAGTCACCAGCAGATTTATCGGGAGTTGTCGAAACTAGAAGATCAAGGATGGATCAGTTCCGAGTCAATTGTTCAAGCAGGACGACCAGATAAAAAGCTCTACAGGGTTACAGACTTGGGAGAACAGCAGCTCAAAGAGTGGATTGCTCAACCTTGTGAACCCACACCGATTAAAGATGATTTGCTTGTTAAAATTTTTGCTGGGCATATTGCTTCTAACCAGATGATTTTGGTAGAGCTAGAGCGTCACCAAAAAGCCCACTTAAAAAAATTATCTACGTACAAGGATTTAGAACAAGAATGCTTTCAGAATCCGCAAGAACTCCCAGAATCAGCAAAATTTCAGTATTTGACTCTCCTGAATGGCATCACTTATGAAACACATTGGCTGGCTTGGTGTGACCAAGTAATCCAAACAATCGAAAAATTGTAG
- a CDS encoding phosphotransacetylase family protein, producing MPKSPKYLLIGSTETYSGKSATVLGLSHQLQQKGLDISYGKPLGTCLNLSSGTVIEEDVQFIALSLNLPENRVAPTMLALDELNVQKRLRGEDKTDYQQSLIQQYLQMSQGDLVLLEGPGDLSEGNLFDLSLLQMAEVLDAAVLLVTRYKSLLSVEALLAAKGRVGDRLIGVVINDIPLTQLEAVDTLLRPFLEQQGIPVLAMLPNNDLLRSVSVGELVKQLKADVLCRNDRLDLLVESLAIGAMNVNSAVKYFRKRRNMAVVTGGDRVEIQQAALETSTQCLILTGQLPPPRFILSRAEELEIPILSVDLDTLTTVEIVDRTFGQVRLHEPIKVQCIRQLMSEHFDIDRLLSKLGLTPAAALS from the coding sequence GTGCCAAAATCCCCTAAATATTTGCTGATTGGATCAACCGAGACTTACAGCGGTAAATCTGCAACTGTTCTGGGTTTGTCTCATCAGCTACAGCAAAAAGGACTGGATATTTCCTACGGTAAACCGCTCGGTACGTGTTTGAATTTGTCTAGTGGAACCGTAATTGAGGAAGATGTCCAGTTCATCGCTCTTAGCCTCAATTTGCCGGAAAACCGTGTTGCACCTACAATGCTGGCTTTAGATGAACTAAATGTGCAAAAGCGCTTGCGGGGGGAAGACAAAACCGATTATCAACAGTCCCTAATACAGCAATATTTGCAAATGTCCCAAGGAGATTTGGTGTTACTGGAGGGGCCTGGTGATTTGTCTGAAGGCAATTTGTTTGACTTGTCTTTGCTGCAAATGGCTGAAGTATTGGATGCTGCTGTGCTGTTAGTAACCCGCTATAAATCGTTGCTTTCGGTTGAGGCGCTATTGGCTGCTAAAGGGCGTGTGGGCGATCGCTTGATTGGAGTTGTGATCAATGATATCCCACTCACCCAACTAGAAGCGGTTGACACTCTCTTGCGCCCATTTTTGGAACAGCAGGGGATTCCGGTGCTAGCAATGCTGCCGAACAACGATTTGCTCCGCAGTGTCAGTGTTGGCGAACTAGTCAAGCAGTTAAAGGCTGATGTTCTCTGTCGCAACGATCGCCTAGATTTGTTAGTGGAAAGTCTGGCCATTGGAGCGATGAATGTCAACTCCGCTGTCAAGTATTTCCGCAAACGCCGGAATATGGCAGTGGTAACAGGAGGCGATCGCGTGGAAATTCAGCAAGCTGCTTTGGAAACTTCTACCCAATGTTTAATTCTCACTGGGCAACTACCACCCCCGCGGTTCATTCTCAGTCGCGCTGAAGAACTAGAAATCCCCATTTTATCTGTTGACTTAGACACCCTCACCACTGTAGAAATTGTTGACCGCACTTTCGGGCAAGTCCGCCTCCACGAGCCGATTAAAGTTCAGTGCATTCGCCAGTTAATGTCAGAGCATTTTGACATTGACCGCCTGTTATCTAAACTGGGTTTGACTCCCGCAGCGGCATTGTCTTAG
- a CDS encoding CopG family transcriptional regulator → MNKTVALKFPRLATSSKKRALKRITLNLTSDEAQNLEKYCEQTGRLAIDVIRELIQALP, encoded by the coding sequence ATGAATAAAACTGTTGCACTTAAATTTCCCCGTTTGGCAACCTCCAGTAAAAAAAGGGCGCTTAAGCGAATTACCTTAAATTTGACATCAGATGAAGCCCAGAACCTTGAAAAATATTGTGAACAGACAGGCAGACTAGCAATAGATGTGATTCGAGAACTCATTCAAGCCTTGCCTTAA